A window of the Trichocoleus sp. FACHB-46 genome harbors these coding sequences:
- a CDS encoding protochlorophyllide reductase → MERDQKPTVVVTGASSGVGLYAAKALAKKGWHVVMACRDLIKAENAAQEVQIPKDSYTLLPIDLSSLDSVRQFVDKFRASGRSLDALVCNAAVYLPLLKEPLRSAEGYELSVATNHLGHFLLCNLMLEDLKKSSYSDRRLVILGTVTANPKELGGKIPIPAPPDLGDLQGFEAGFKAPITMINGKKFKSGKAYKDSKLCNVLTMRELHRRYHESTGITFNSLYPGCVADTPLFRNHYPLFRKIFPLFQKNITGGYVSQELAGERVAAIVADPEYKESGMYWSWGNRQKPGRQSFVQEVSDEASDDNKAQRLWDLSTKLVALA, encoded by the coding sequence ATGGAACGAGATCAAAAACCAACCGTCGTGGTCACTGGTGCCTCCTCCGGAGTTGGTTTGTACGCTGCGAAAGCGCTTGCCAAAAAAGGGTGGCATGTAGTGATGGCCTGCCGCGATTTAATTAAGGCAGAAAACGCTGCTCAAGAGGTACAAATTCCTAAAGACAGCTATACCCTCTTGCCGATCGATCTGAGTTCTTTAGATAGCGTTCGGCAGTTTGTCGATAAATTCAGAGCCAGCGGCAGGTCTTTAGATGCCCTGGTATGTAACGCCGCAGTTTATCTCCCCTTGTTAAAGGAACCCTTACGCAGTGCCGAAGGCTATGAGCTGAGCGTCGCAACCAATCACCTCGGCCATTTTCTGCTGTGCAACCTCATGCTGGAAGATTTGAAAAAGTCTTCCTATTCCGATCGCCGATTGGTGATTTTGGGAACTGTGACGGCCAATCCCAAAGAGTTGGGTGGCAAAATCCCCATTCCTGCTCCTCCGGACTTAGGAGATCTCCAGGGCTTTGAAGCGGGCTTTAAAGCGCCGATCACCATGATTAATGGCAAAAAGTTTAAGTCTGGCAAAGCTTACAAAGACAGCAAACTCTGTAACGTTTTGACCATGCGGGAACTGCATCGTCGCTATCACGAATCGACGGGGATCACGTTTAACTCCCTCTATCCGGGATGTGTGGCAGACACGCCTTTGTTCCGCAACCACTATCCGCTGTTCCGCAAAATCTTTCCCCTCTTCCAGAAAAACATCACTGGAGGATATGTCTCCCAGGAGCTAGCAGGTGAGCGAGTGGCCGCGATCGTCGCTGATCCTGAGTACAAAGAATCGGGGATGTATTGGAGCTGGGGCAATCGTCAGAAGCCAGGTCGTCAATCTTTTGTGCAAGAAGTTTCCGACGAAGCCAGTGACGACAACAAAGCCCAACGGCTGTGGGATTTGAGCACGAAACTGGTGGCACTGGCGTAA
- the infC gene encoding translation initiation factor IF-3 has translation MIVAQKQLINRQITSPQVFLIDHENNNRGLIDTNEALRIAESVELDLVVVSQGKDAPVAKILNYGKLQYQQKKRQSQGSRPTVKEVRLRPNVGLSDYKLRIDNAIEWLGKGDSVKFMIRLRGRENQFRDRAGDLLDRIAADLSQVGKVQSLDKRSLIVQVVPA, from the coding sequence ATTATCGTAGCCCAGAAACAGCTCATTAACCGTCAAATCACGTCCCCTCAGGTCTTTCTAATTGACCATGAAAACAATAATCGTGGCTTGATCGATACCAATGAAGCCTTAAGAATAGCTGAGAGTGTGGAGCTTGACCTCGTAGTGGTCTCGCAGGGTAAGGACGCTCCAGTCGCAAAAATTCTAAATTACGGCAAGCTGCAATATCAGCAGAAGAAGCGCCAGAGTCAGGGTTCACGGCCAACTGTCAAAGAAGTTAGGCTGCGCCCGAATGTTGGCTTGTCTGATTACAAGCTCCGAATCGATAATGCGATCGAGTGGTTAGGTAAAGGCGATTCAGTCAAGTTTATGATTCGTCTACGGGGTCGAGAAAATCAATTTCGCGATCGCGCTGGGGACTTGCTAGACCGCATTGCAGCAGACCTAAGTCAAGTTGGTAAAGTACAGTCGCTTGATAAACGGTCGCTGATTGTTCAGGTCGTTCCTGCCTAA
- a CDS encoding glycerol-3-phosphate dehydrogenase/oxidase yields MNREEHVARLQSEAFDLLVIGGGATGTGIALDAATRNLKVALVERDDFAAGTSSRSTKLIHGGVRYLEQAVLRRDRSQFDLVRDALKERAVLLKIAPHLSQPLPIVMPLYNPLQIPYFFTGLKLYDALAGKANLAPSQFLSAKEIRDRLPMLRSAGLWGGVLYYDGQFNDARMNVALALTAAEAGAVVANHVEVVALNKANGKLCGATVRDRLSGDRWEIVAKVVINATGPFSDTIRQLDEPSATPMLRLSSGAHLVLAQQFSLPTTGILIPKTEDGRVLFILPWLGHTLVGTTDNSTTLSADPQASQEDIEYILRHLQKYFSIPVTQQDVRAAWAGLRPLVSDPKAADTAKLSRDHVINVSDSGLLTITGGKWTTYRKMASDTVNAALTLGNLNCDRPSQTESLKLVGAENYSPQGGIQLQTTYGLAPDVATHLNQAYGDRAIQVAELAREGYGQRLAKNYPYLEAEVVYGVKQEAARSGSDILARRTRLSFLDHQATQSALPRVVELLGNTLGWSQAQQQADLQRSATALKVSATATSNSPTAVLNDF; encoded by the coding sequence ATGAACCGAGAAGAGCATGTGGCCCGCTTACAGTCTGAAGCTTTTGATTTGCTAGTTATTGGGGGTGGCGCAACCGGAACCGGAATTGCCCTAGATGCTGCCACGCGAAACTTGAAAGTGGCTCTTGTAGAGCGAGACGATTTTGCGGCTGGAACCAGTAGCCGTAGCACCAAGTTAATTCATGGCGGTGTGCGTTATCTAGAGCAGGCAGTGTTGCGGCGCGATCGCAGTCAGTTTGATTTAGTCCGCGATGCGTTGAAGGAACGGGCAGTCTTATTAAAGATTGCGCCTCACCTCAGTCAACCCTTACCGATTGTCATGCCCCTGTACAACCCGCTGCAAATCCCCTACTTTTTCACAGGGCTGAAGTTGTATGACGCTCTCGCCGGAAAAGCAAATCTGGCTCCGAGTCAGTTTCTCAGTGCTAAGGAGATCCGCGATCGCCTACCCATGCTGAGATCAGCGGGATTGTGGGGTGGGGTTCTCTATTATGATGGGCAATTCAACGACGCTCGGATGAATGTGGCTTTAGCACTGACCGCTGCTGAAGCAGGAGCAGTAGTTGCGAATCACGTGGAAGTAGTGGCACTGAATAAAGCCAACGGTAAACTGTGCGGGGCCACTGTGCGCGATCGGCTCAGCGGAGACCGTTGGGAGATCGTTGCCAAAGTTGTGATCAACGCTACTGGCCCGTTTAGTGATACGATTCGCCAGTTGGATGAGCCGAGTGCTACGCCCATGCTGCGGTTGAGTTCTGGCGCGCATCTCGTTCTCGCTCAGCAGTTCTCGCTACCTACAACGGGGATACTGATTCCCAAGACAGAGGATGGTCGAGTCCTATTCATTTTGCCTTGGTTAGGACATACATTAGTGGGCACTACTGACAACTCCACTACCCTGTCTGCTGATCCCCAAGCTTCTCAGGAAGACATAGAGTATATTCTGCGTCACTTGCAGAAGTACTTCTCTATTCCTGTTACACAGCAAGATGTTCGAGCAGCTTGGGCAGGACTACGCCCCCTAGTCTCTGATCCCAAAGCTGCCGATACCGCCAAACTGTCGCGAGACCATGTGATCAATGTCAGCGATTCAGGGTTGCTCACGATCACAGGTGGTAAGTGGACTACGTATCGCAAGATGGCCTCAGACACCGTTAATGCCGCTTTGACATTGGGCAACCTGAACTGCGATCGCCCCTCCCAAACCGAAAGCCTTAAGCTAGTGGGTGCAGAGAACTACTCCCCTCAAGGAGGCATACAGTTACAAACCACCTATGGCTTAGCCCCTGATGTCGCAACCCACCTCAATCAAGCTTATGGCGATCGCGCAATTCAGGTGGCAGAGTTAGCCCGAGAAGGATACGGTCAGCGTTTAGCAAAAAACTATCCTTACTTAGAAGCGGAGGTTGTTTACGGAGTCAAGCAAGAAGCAGCTCGGAGCGGCAGCGACATCCTGGCCCGTCGGACCCGCCTCAGTTTTTTGGATCACCAAGCCACTCAAAGCGCTTTACCTCGCGTGGTCGAGCTATTAGGAAACACATTAGGTTGGAGTCAAGCCCAACAACAAGCTGATTTACAACGATCAGCTACTGCTCTGAAAGTTTCTGCCACCGCAACTTCAAATTCACCTACAGCAGTCTTAAATGATTTCTAA
- a CDS encoding RNA-binding protein — MSIYVGNLSYQVTQEDLKHAFAEYGTVNRVQLPTDRETGRVRGFAFVEMGTEAEEAAAIEALDGAEWMGRDLKVNKAKPREDRGSSGGGGGGGGWSNNRRSDRRY, encoded by the coding sequence ATGTCGATTTACGTTGGTAATCTGTCCTACCAGGTTACCCAAGAAGACCTCAAGCACGCGTTTGCAGAATACGGAACCGTCAATCGGGTTCAGCTACCCACTGACCGAGAAACAGGTCGGGTGCGGGGATTTGCTTTTGTGGAAATGGGAACAGAAGCAGAAGAAGCAGCTGCAATTGAAGCGCTTGACGGTGCAGAGTGGATGGGACGTGACCTCAAAGTGAATAAAGCCAAACCCCGTGAAGACCGAGGTTCGTCCGGCGGTGGCGGCGGTGGCGGTGGTTGGAGTAATAATCGCCGTAGCGATCGCCGCTATTAA
- the rpsU gene encoding 30S ribosomal protein S21 has product MTQVVLGENEGIESALRRFKRQVSKAGIFQDMKKKRHFETPLEKEKRKALAKHKQRKQRSHQR; this is encoded by the coding sequence ATGACTCAAGTGGTTTTAGGTGAGAACGAAGGCATTGAATCTGCTTTGCGTCGGTTTAAGCGACAGGTTTCTAAAGCTGGCATCTTTCAGGATATGAAGAAGAAGCGGCACTTTGAGACCCCCTTGGAAAAAGAAAAGCGGAAAGCTTTAGCCAAACACAAACAGCGTAAACAACGTTCTCACCAAAGATAA
- a CDS encoding 2Fe-2S iron-sulfur cluster-binding protein: MAVYQVRLINPKLNLDCAIAVPDDQYILDIAEEAGIHLPSGCKQGECSACVAKLVSGEVDQSEQKFLRPEEVQSGYVVTCVTYPMADCTLQTHQESVLYQSSLYFKPDSVEAE; the protein is encoded by the coding sequence ATGGCTGTGTATCAAGTACGACTTATTAATCCGAAGCTTAACCTCGATTGTGCGATCGCCGTGCCTGATGATCAGTACATTTTAGATATCGCGGAAGAGGCTGGAATTCACTTACCATCTGGGTGCAAGCAAGGAGAATGCTCTGCTTGTGTCGCCAAGCTGGTGAGTGGTGAAGTGGATCAAAGCGAACAAAAATTTTTACGGCCTGAAGAGGTGCAATCAGGGTATGTAGTTACTTGTGTTACTTACCCTATGGCTGATTGCACCTTGCAGACTCATCAGGAATCTGTGCTGTATCAGTCATCGCTCTACTTCAAGCCTGATAGTGTTGAAGCAGAATAG
- a CDS encoding DUF3474 domain-containing protein: MFCYLIQNYENVTSNLTTRPPTREFLPFTLQDVRSAIPGHCFQSNLWRSLSYFFLDLGIVAGLYWLAARIDSAWFFPLFWLMQGTMFWALFVIGHDCGHGSFSRYRWLNNLVGHLSHTPILVPYHGWRISHRTHHANTGNIETDESWYPVTEGYYDNMPWYERLARFHLILFVYPLYLFRRSPGKQGSHFLPDSPLFRPHERRAVLTSTVCLSLMLTFLVGLGVHYGFGFLFKYYLMPYVVFVVWLDLVTFLHHTDADIPWYRGKDWYFLKGALSTIDRDYGIFNPIHHNIGTHVAHHIFITIPHYHLKEATEAIKPVLGEHYRSSQEPIWKSLWRSYQTCYFVPDQGSKVYYQTPSKKI, encoded by the coding sequence ATGTTTTGCTATCTCATTCAAAACTACGAAAACGTGACCTCCAACTTAACTACTCGTCCTCCTACGCGTGAGTTTCTACCCTTCACGCTTCAAGATGTCCGATCGGCTATCCCAGGCCACTGTTTTCAATCAAACCTTTGGCGATCGCTCTCTTACTTTTTCCTAGACCTTGGCATTGTCGCAGGCCTCTATTGGCTCGCCGCTCGCATTGATAGCGCCTGGTTTTTCCCGCTTTTCTGGTTGATGCAAGGCACCATGTTTTGGGCGCTGTTTGTAATTGGGCACGACTGCGGCCACGGTTCGTTCTCGCGCTACCGCTGGCTCAACAATTTGGTGGGTCACCTCAGTCACACCCCCATTTTGGTGCCCTATCACGGTTGGCGCATCAGCCACCGCACCCACCATGCCAACACTGGCAACATCGAGACCGATGAGAGCTGGTATCCCGTCACCGAGGGCTACTACGACAACATGCCTTGGTACGAGAGGTTGGCTCGATTTCACTTGATTTTGTTTGTCTACCCGTTGTATCTGTTTCGGCGATCGCCCGGAAAGCAGGGGTCGCACTTTCTGCCGGACAGCCCCTTGTTTCGGCCTCATGAGAGACGTGCAGTCCTCACCAGCACCGTGTGTTTGTCACTGATGCTCACCTTTTTGGTGGGTTTGGGTGTGCATTATGGCTTTGGGTTTCTGTTTAAGTACTACCTCATGCCCTACGTGGTCTTTGTGGTCTGGTTAGATTTAGTCACCTTTCTCCACCACACCGATGCTGATATTCCTTGGTATCGCGGCAAAGATTGGTACTTCCTCAAAGGCGCTCTCTCCACCATCGATCGCGACTACGGCATTTTCAATCCCATTCATCACAACATTGGCACTCACGTTGCCCATCATATCTTTATCACAATTCCCCACTACCATCTAAAGGAGGCTACAGAAGCGATTAAACCTGTTTTAGGAGAACATTATCGATCTTCCCAAGAACCCATTTGGAAATCGTTATGGCGCTCCTACCAAACCTGCTACTTTGTTCCAGATCAAGGCAGTAAGGTCTACTACCAAACCCCTTCTAAGAAGATCTAA
- a CDS encoding aldo/keto reductase, which produces MQYTTLGKTGLVVSRLAFGAMTFGTGQLVPGVTNSIDQTLADQMVGRVLDAGINLFDTADAYTNGESEIMLGKALGDRRDQVVIATKVGFRLGDAITDTGLSYRHIIRSTEGSLKRLNTDYIDLYQIHIPDPLTPLEETLQALDNLVRRGLVRYVGFSNFPAWKAARMVGIQERYGYARFIAAQMYYSLAGRDLEHEFVPFAEDAGMGILVWSPLAGGFLSGKYTRDNPAPEDARRTKFQLPPVDVESGYEVVDRLKQIAQNHSASPAQVAIAWILTKPFISSVIIGANKLSQLEDNLASVDLQLSPEEIAQLDTLTAPPSLYPGWMQPLGWDAKVKAALGIT; this is translated from the coding sequence ATGCAGTACACAACTTTGGGAAAAACAGGTCTAGTTGTCTCGCGGCTGGCTTTTGGAGCGATGACCTTTGGCACCGGGCAACTGGTTCCGGGGGTGACTAATAGCATTGACCAAACGCTTGCCGATCAGATGGTGGGTCGAGTCCTAGATGCAGGCATTAATTTATTTGATACTGCTGATGCCTACACCAATGGGGAATCAGAAATTATGTTAGGCAAAGCGCTGGGCGACCGCCGCGACCAAGTAGTGATTGCGACTAAAGTGGGGTTTCGCTTGGGCGATGCCATTACAGATACGGGGTTATCGTACCGCCACATTATCCGATCCACAGAAGGGAGCCTGAAGCGGCTAAACACAGATTACATTGATCTCTACCAAATTCATATCCCTGACCCGCTCACGCCCTTGGAAGAAACTCTGCAAGCGCTGGATAACTTAGTTCGCCGGGGATTAGTGCGTTATGTGGGTTTTTCCAATTTTCCTGCCTGGAAAGCGGCTCGGATGGTAGGAATTCAGGAGCGGTATGGCTATGCGCGGTTCATTGCCGCTCAGATGTATTACTCCTTAGCGGGGCGAGATTTGGAGCATGAGTTTGTCCCTTTTGCCGAAGATGCTGGGATGGGGATTCTAGTCTGGAGCCCACTAGCAGGCGGCTTTCTCAGCGGTAAATACACTCGCGATAATCCTGCGCCTGAAGATGCCCGTCGCACTAAATTCCAACTTCCACCTGTCGATGTAGAGTCAGGATATGAGGTAGTCGATCGCCTGAAGCAAATCGCCCAAAACCACAGTGCCTCTCCTGCCCAAGTCGCGATCGCCTGGATTTTGACCAAGCCCTTTATCTCTTCGGTGATTATTGGAGCCAATAAACTATCTCAACTAGAAGACAACTTGGCATCTGTTGATCTACAGCTTTCTCCTGAGGAAATTGCTCAACTCGATACCCTAACAGCTCCGCCATCTCTCTATCCGGGATGGATGCAGCCTCTCGGATGGGATGCTAAAGTCAAAGCGGCATTGGGAATCACTTGA
- a CDS encoding DevA family ABC transporter ATP-binding protein: MFQPVISIQNLSHHFGHGQLRKQVLFDINLQINAGEIVIMTGPSGSGKTTLLTLVGGLRSAQFGGLQVLGRELCGAKDKDLTIARRQHGYIFQAHNLHGSLTVLQNVKMGLELHSHLSLAEMEVRAAQMLEQVGLGERLHYYPNDLSGGQKQRVAIARALVSHPKIVLADEPTAALDSKSGRDVVTLMQTLAKEQGCTILLVTHDNRILDVADRIVHMEDGRLTNNTVLSAVA, encoded by the coding sequence ATGTTTCAACCTGTCATCTCCATCCAGAATTTGAGTCATCACTTCGGTCACGGTCAACTCCGCAAGCAAGTTCTGTTTGACATCAACTTGCAGATTAATGCAGGCGAGATCGTGATCATGACGGGGCCATCGGGATCGGGAAAAACCACGCTGCTAACTTTAGTCGGTGGTCTACGATCGGCTCAATTTGGTGGTTTGCAAGTATTGGGCCGAGAACTCTGTGGAGCCAAAGACAAAGACCTAACGATCGCGCGACGACAACACGGCTATATCTTTCAGGCTCACAATTTACACGGCAGTTTGACGGTACTACAAAACGTCAAAATGGGCTTAGAATTACATTCCCATTTATCCTTAGCAGAGATGGAAGTACGAGCTGCCCAAATGCTAGAGCAAGTTGGCTTAGGTGAGCGGCTCCACTATTACCCCAATGATCTTTCAGGGGGCCAAAAACAACGAGTGGCGATCGCCCGTGCCCTAGTTAGCCATCCTAAAATTGTTCTGGCGGATGAACCCACTGCTGCTCTAGACAGTAAATCAGGCAGAGATGTCGTCACCTTGATGCAAACCTTAGCTAAAGAACAAGGTTGCACGATTCTCCTCGTCACCCACGACAATCGCATTTTGGATGTTGCCGATCGCATTGTACACATGGAAGATGGCCGACTCACCAATAACACCGTTTTGAGTGCCGTTGCATAA
- the devC gene encoding ABC transporter permease DevC, with translation MIGLIKQLQRRTPLGWLQLSHEKSRLLVALSGIAFADVLMFMQLGFQSALYDSNTKLSRSLNADIVLVSPQARNTQNLSTFSRRRLFQARDVVGVESAEAFYSNIITWKHPDTRKEASIQVLGLNPDEPILNLPEVNQQLDKIQLPDQVLFDRNSRGDYQQAIAQIEQNQTEKSQTEQLQTITTEVERRTIAIAGLFSLGASFGADGILIASDQTFLRLFPRRDAGSVNLGLIRVEPNASPDQVATALKTHLPDDVRVLTHAEYIEFEESYWKKESPIGFIFGLGTGMAFVVGVVIVYQVLSTDVNAHMKEYATFKAMGYRNQYLLAVVFEEALILAFLGFIPGMVLPLGLYQLAANATALPIVMKLSRALTVLFLTVAMCSISGAIATRKLQSADPADMF, from the coding sequence ATGATCGGCTTGATTAAACAATTGCAGCGGCGCACGCCTCTCGGCTGGTTGCAACTCAGTCACGAAAAAAGTCGATTGCTGGTAGCACTGTCGGGCATTGCCTTTGCGGATGTCTTGATGTTCATGCAACTGGGTTTCCAAAGCGCTCTGTACGACAGCAATACCAAGCTCAGCCGCAGCTTAAATGCAGATATTGTCTTGGTGAGTCCCCAAGCTCGGAACACCCAAAACTTGTCTACCTTTTCTCGCCGCCGCCTCTTCCAGGCCAGAGATGTGGTTGGGGTGGAGTCAGCGGAAGCTTTTTACTCCAACATTATTACTTGGAAACATCCCGACACCCGCAAGGAAGCCTCGATTCAAGTGCTAGGGCTGAATCCTGACGAACCGATTCTCAATTTGCCAGAAGTCAACCAACAGCTAGACAAGATTCAGCTACCCGATCAAGTGCTGTTCGATCGCAACTCTAGAGGAGATTACCAACAGGCGATCGCTCAAATTGAACAAAACCAAACTGAGAAGAGTCAGACTGAACAGCTCCAAACCATTACCACCGAAGTAGAGCGACGCACGATCGCGATCGCAGGTCTCTTCTCCCTGGGAGCTTCTTTTGGAGCCGATGGCATCTTGATTGCCAGTGACCAAACCTTTCTGCGTCTGTTTCCGCGCCGAGATGCAGGAAGTGTCAATTTAGGCTTGATTCGTGTAGAACCCAATGCCAGTCCTGACCAAGTGGCAACGGCTCTCAAAACCCATCTCCCTGACGATGTCCGAGTCCTGACCCACGCAGAATACATCGAGTTTGAGGAAAGCTACTGGAAAAAGGAAAGCCCGATTGGCTTCATCTTTGGTTTAGGCACAGGCATGGCCTTTGTGGTGGGCGTGGTGATTGTCTATCAAGTGCTCTCCACCGATGTCAACGCGCATATGAAGGAGTACGCCACCTTCAAAGCGATGGGATATCGCAATCAATATCTCCTAGCCGTGGTGTTTGAAGAAGCTTTGATTCTGGCCTTTTTGGGCTTTATCCCTGGGATGGTTTTGCCGCTGGGGCTTTACCAATTGGCGGCTAATGCCACCGCTTTGCCGATCGTGATGAAACTGTCACGCGCCTTAACCGTGTTGTTCCTCACAGTGGCCATGTGCAGTATCTCCGGTGCGATCGCCACTCGTAAGCTGCAATCCGCTGATCCTGCCGATATGTTTTAG
- a CDS encoding ABC exporter membrane fusion protein produces MLPNAPAGLPTPKTQRWTPLAIAALFALGGVSAYQVWRLQAPATSKADIATMAAPRIKTITALGRLEPQGEVIKLSAPTSNNGNRVEQLLVNVGDRVQAGQVIAVLDSRDRLQAAFEQAQAEVEVAQAQLAITQAGAKQGEISAQQAEIVRLEAKRQGDIQAQNATIARLQSEVQNAQTEFNRYQSLYQEGAVAASALDSKRLTLETAQRSWQEAQAVLTRIQSTSPAEVNQARANLERIAEVRPVDIQAKQVEVNRAIAAMKQAKANLDQAYVRVPTRGTAGGPQAFEILGIHAYPGEVVSNEGIADIGQTQRMKAIAEIYQSDISKVRAGQRVKISSDSIPGELLGTVERIDSQIQRQTIVNTDPSANIDGRVIEVHVALDAASSQKAAKLTNLQVTAVIEQ; encoded by the coding sequence ATGTTGCCAAATGCGCCTGCTGGCCTTCCCACCCCTAAAACTCAACGCTGGACTCCATTAGCGATTGCGGCTCTATTTGCCTTGGGTGGCGTGTCTGCCTATCAGGTTTGGCGGCTCCAAGCTCCAGCTACGTCAAAAGCTGACATCGCCACGATGGCTGCGCCGCGCATCAAAACAATCACCGCCTTGGGGCGACTGGAACCGCAGGGAGAAGTGATCAAACTGTCCGCGCCTACCTCCAATAACGGCAATCGTGTTGAGCAACTCCTGGTAAACGTGGGCGATCGCGTACAGGCAGGCCAAGTGATTGCAGTCCTAGACAGTCGCGATCGCTTACAAGCCGCTTTTGAGCAAGCCCAAGCCGAGGTGGAAGTGGCACAAGCGCAGCTAGCCATTACCCAAGCGGGAGCCAAACAGGGAGAAATCTCAGCACAGCAAGCGGAAATCGTGCGATTGGAAGCAAAACGGCAGGGAGATATTCAAGCGCAGAACGCCACGATCGCGCGTTTACAGTCAGAAGTGCAGAACGCCCAAACGGAATTTAATCGCTATCAATCTCTCTACCAAGAAGGGGCGGTCGCGGCTTCGGCTCTCGATAGCAAACGCTTAACCCTAGAAACGGCGCAAAGAAGCTGGCAAGAAGCCCAAGCGGTATTAACTAGAATTCAATCGACCAGCCCTGCCGAAGTAAACCAAGCTAGAGCCAACTTAGAGCGGATTGCAGAGGTGCGTCCGGTGGATATTCAGGCGAAGCAGGTAGAAGTGAATCGGGCGATCGCGGCGATGAAACAGGCTAAAGCCAATTTAGATCAAGCTTATGTGCGAGTGCCTACACGAGGAACTGCCGGAGGGCCACAAGCTTTTGAGATTTTAGGGATTCATGCCTATCCCGGTGAGGTGGTCTCGAATGAGGGCATTGCTGACATTGGTCAAACCCAACGGATGAAGGCGATCGCTGAAATTTATCAAAGCGACATCAGCAAAGTGCGAGCGGGGCAGCGAGTCAAAATCAGCAGCGATTCTATCCCTGGGGAATTATTGGGAACCGTGGAGCGGATTGACTCGCAAATTCAGCGCCAAACCATTGTCAATACAGACCCTAGCGCCAACATCGACGGCAGGGTGATTGAAGTGCATGTGGCTTTGGATGCAGCATCGAGCCAAAAAGCAGCCAAGCTGACCAATTTGCAAGTGACAGCGGTAATTGAACAATGA
- a CDS encoding TetR/AcrR family transcriptional regulator encodes MRKTKSVDRDLSPEKTAAILDGAIQEFLVKGYAATSMDRVAAAAGVSKATVYSHFQDKEALFTALIQRLACQKELFNSEKLQAIQDDPALVLRAFALEMLDKIQADPHLLTFVRLIIGESSRFPALARAFVQNVEKPSIELLTQYLASRPELRLPDPEVAARAFIGTIVHYVILKDLLHSGDLVPMERDRLLDNLLHLIIRPAS; translated from the coding sequence ATGAGAAAAACTAAAAGCGTAGACCGCGACCTATCCCCTGAGAAAACCGCAGCCATTCTAGATGGAGCGATCCAAGAGTTTTTGGTCAAAGGTTATGCTGCGACCAGCATGGATCGCGTGGCAGCCGCCGCTGGCGTTTCTAAAGCGACGGTTTATAGCCACTTTCAAGATAAAGAGGCTTTATTCACAGCTTTAATTCAACGCTTAGCTTGCCAAAAAGAACTGTTTAACTCAGAAAAGCTGCAAGCTATTCAAGATGATCCAGCGTTGGTACTTAGGGCTTTTGCTCTGGAAATGCTCGATAAGATTCAAGCCGATCCGCACCTGTTAACCTTTGTCCGCTTAATCATTGGCGAGTCATCCCGCTTTCCGGCGCTAGCCAGGGCCTTTGTGCAAAACGTCGAAAAGCCCAGCATCGAACTTTTGACTCAATATCTCGCCTCTCGACCCGAACTCCGGTTGCCTGACCCAGAAGTGGCAGCGCGGGCTTTTATCGGCACGATTGTGCATTATGTGATTCTGAAGGACCTGCTGCATAGTGGGGATCTGGTGCCGATGGAGCGCGATCGCCTGCTCGACAATTTGCTGCATCTGATTATCCGTCCAGCAAGCTAG